In Labeo rohita strain BAU-BD-2019 chromosome 16, IGBB_LRoh.1.0, whole genome shotgun sequence, one DNA window encodes the following:
- the plekha8 gene encoding pleckstrin homology domain-containing family A member 8 — translation MEGVLYKWTNYISGWQPRWFVLEGGTLSYYDSQEDAWKGCKGSIKISVCEIQVHPSDFTRVDLIIPGEQYFYLRAINAAERQKWLVALGTAKACLTDNRTKREKELQENTEALKTKMSELRLYCDLLLQQVNKIQESSVAETTADLGEAGDETGNLVKSTCTTFLKTLEECMQIASRTFNPDLLSRTPPGSPPVATIKPQKIKPVDPRNQHPGEKQKDLTNISGTSAHDSGPENEPPPSPQEDMPTSNTGSGLMEDQKEPMEPPIGSSSSTEDPEESVGEEKDKPTEEADLAQKKQEEVSPSPTQNKEEVTEEIQADLEVNEPQSENKQEEEDKVDTFFSTMSHRFSDIILEDDSGIPTQAFLDSCYAIVPVLDKLGPTVFAPVKIDFVGNIKKIQQKVVSDPESFPTLQSIVLHEVETEVAQVRNSATEALLWLKRGLKFLKEFLSEINKGMKDVQGALNNAYGKTLRQYHGWVVRGVFALALRAAPSYEGFMAALVSHEGDELKEGFMTGMHRDLDVYLPAMENQLSILDALYEEYGLESDEVV, via the exons ATGGAGGGAGTTCTCTATAAATGGACCAACTATATTAGCG GTTGGCAGCCTCGTTGGTTTGTTCTTGAGGGAGGCACTCTTTCTTACTATGACTCGCAAGAAGATGCATGGAAAGGATGCAAGGGCAGCATCAAAATATCTGTGTGTGAAATACAGG TTCACCCGTCGGATTTCACAAGGGTTGATCTGATCATTCCAGGAGAACAATACTTTTATCTCAGGGCGATTAATGCAGCAGAGAGACAGAAATGGCTTGTGGCATTAGGGACTGCAAAAGCCTGTCTCACAGACAACCGGACCAAGAGAGAGAAGG AGCTCCAGGAAAACACAGAggctctgaaaacaaaaatgtctgaGCTAAGGCTTTACTGTGACCTTCTCCTTCAGCAAGTGAACAAAATTCAAGAAAGTTCTGTAGCAGAGACAACAGCTGATTTGGGGGAG GCAGGGGATGAGACTGGAAATCTAGTGAAGTCCACATGCACCACCTTCTTGAAGACTCTGGAGGAGTGTATGCAGATTGCTAGCCGGACCTTCAATCCAGATCTTCTGAGTCGGACCCCTCCAGGCTCTCCTCCTGTGGCTACCATCAAACCTCAGAAG aTCAAACCTGTTGATCCAAGAAATCAGCACCCAGGAGAAAA ACAAAAGGACTTAACAAACATCTCAGGAACATCAGCACATGACAGTGGACCAGAAAACGAACCACCTCCATCTCCTCAAGAAGACATGCCTACATCTAATACAG GAAGTGGTTTAATGGAAGACCAAAAGGAGCCCATGGAGCCTCCTATTGGCTCTTCATCAAGCACAGAGGACCCTGAAGAATCTGTAGGAGAGGAAAAGGACAAACCGACAGAAGAAGCAGACCTTgcccaaaaaaaacaagaggAAGTCTCACCGAGCCCTACACAGAACAAAGAAGAGGTCACTGAAGAAATCCAGGCTGACCTGGAAGTGAATGAGCCTCAATCTGAGAATAAACAGGAAGAGGAAGATAAGGTGGACACATTCTTCAGTACCATGAGCCACAG ATTTAGTGATATAATACTGGAGGACGACAGTGGTATTCCCACACAAGCCTTTTTGGATTCTTGCTATGCTATAGTACCAGTTTTAG ACAAGCTTGGACCAACTGTCTTTGCTCCAGTAAAAATAGATTTTGTGGGAAACATTAAG AAAATCCAGCAGAAGGTAGTGTCCGATCCAGAGAGTTTCCCCACCCTGCAGAGCATTGTTCTGCATGAGGTGGAGACGGAGGTGGCACAGGTGCGCAACTCAGCCACAGAAGCGCTGCTGTGGCTTAAACGTGGACTAAAGTTCCTCAAAGAATTCCTTTCTGAAATCAATAAAGGGATGAAGGATGTCCAAGGAGCTCTTA ataatGCATATGGAAAGACACTACGACAGTATCACGGATGGGTTGTTCGAGGTGTCTTTGCA cTGGCTCTACGGGCCGCCCCGTCTTATGAGGGCTTCATGGCTGCTCTGGTTTCTCATGAAGGCGATGAGCTGAAGGAAGGCTTTATGACCGGCATGCATCGAGACCTGGACGTCTACCTGCCTGCCATGGAGAATCAGCTGTCCATCCTGGATGCTCTCTATGAGGAGTACGGCTTGGAATCAGACGAAGTCGTGTGA
- the fkbp14 gene encoding peptidyl-prolyl cis-trans isomerase FKBP14: MIPELWTCIFSALFFYVHGAKLPEPEVKIEVLYKPFLCHRKSKYGDILLVHYEGFLESNGTMFHSSRHHGDKNPVWFTLGIREVIKGWDKGLQGMCAGEKRKLTVPPALAYGKEGKGKIPPESTLIFDIEIMEIRNGPRSHESFQEMDLNDDWKLSKAEVKEYLRKEFERHGYAANDTHHEVMVEDIFQKEDEDNDGFISAREFTYKHDEL; the protein is encoded by the exons atGATTCCAGAGTTGTGGACGTGCATCTTTTCTGCATTATTCTTTTACGTGCATGGGGCAAAACTTCCGGAACCTGAGGTCAAAATAGAAGTTTTATACAAACCTTTCCTTTGCCATCGTAAATCCAAATACGGAGATATTCTTCTGGTTCACTACGAAGGCTTTCTGGAGAGCAATGGCACAATGTTTCATTCCAG CCGCCATCATGGAGACAAAAACCCTGTTTGGTTCACGTTGGGGATCCGTGAGGTGATCAAGGGTTGGGACAAGGGTCTTCAAGGCATGTGTGCAGGGGAGAAGAGGAAACTGACCGTCCCTCCAGCTCTTGCGTATGGCAAAGAGGGCAAAG GTAAAATCCCTCCAGAGAGCACTCTGATCTTTGACATCGAGATCATGGAGATCCGAAATGGGCCTAGATCACATGAGTCCTTTCAGGAAATGGACCTCAACGATGACTGGAAACTTTCCAAAGCAGAG GTCAAAGAATACCTGCGTAAAGAGTTTGAAAGACATGGATATGCTGCCAACGACACCCATCATGAAGTAATGGTTGAGGACATCTTCCAAAAAGAAGATGAAGACAATGACGGATTTATATCAGCTCGGGAATTCACCTACAAACATGATGAACTGTAA